In the genome of Nocardiopsis composta, one region contains:
- a CDS encoding metal-dependent hydrolase family protein, with the protein MTAGRTFYRNATLIDGTGAAPVADAVVTAADGVIGYAGPAAGAPAPAPGDTVHDLGGRTLLPGFIDAHVHFGIGDSRQILFNNVEIPRSLHAFETAERMRRTLEAGVTTARDLGGTDAGFRTAQQRGLLSGPRLSLALRLVSHTGGHADFTLPTGVDLHACGGNSISEIADSVQEARVAARRLMRDGADVIKVCATGGVSSPSDTPDDEGLTVEEIAAMAAEAARHGGRPIAAHAQGAAGIRNAVRGGAASIEHGYLVDDEGIDLMLEHGAYLVPTLATFDFEDRVHLMTEKAVRTKRALAERTFERVSEAVRRGVKVAMGTDAGISPHGRNLAELGHLTRVGLSPMEAITAATRNAAELLGLADRVGTVRAGMLADLVVCEGDPLADIALPADPDNIVLVVQGGRTVKDTWG; encoded by the coding sequence ATGACCGCCGGCAGGACCTTCTACCGGAACGCGACCCTGATCGACGGCACCGGGGCCGCCCCCGTCGCCGACGCCGTCGTCACCGCGGCCGACGGGGTGATCGGCTACGCAGGGCCCGCCGCGGGGGCGCCCGCCCCCGCACCCGGCGACACCGTGCACGACCTCGGCGGCCGTACCCTGCTGCCCGGCTTCATCGACGCCCACGTGCACTTCGGCATCGGCGACAGCCGGCAGATCCTCTTCAACAACGTGGAGATCCCGCGCAGCCTGCACGCCTTCGAGACCGCGGAGCGGATGCGCCGCACCCTGGAGGCCGGCGTCACCACCGCCCGCGACCTCGGCGGCACCGACGCCGGGTTCCGCACCGCCCAGCAGCGCGGACTGCTCTCCGGCCCCCGGCTCAGCCTGGCCCTGCGCCTGGTCAGCCACACCGGCGGGCACGCCGACTTCACCCTGCCCACCGGCGTCGACCTGCACGCCTGCGGCGGGAACTCGATCTCCGAGATCGCCGACTCGGTGCAGGAGGCCCGGGTCGCGGCGCGCCGGCTGATGCGGGACGGCGCCGACGTGATCAAGGTCTGCGCCACCGGCGGCGTCTCCAGCCCGTCGGACACCCCCGACGACGAGGGGCTCACCGTCGAGGAGATCGCGGCCATGGCGGCCGAGGCCGCCCGGCACGGCGGCCGGCCCATCGCCGCGCACGCCCAGGGCGCGGCGGGCATCCGCAACGCGGTGCGCGGCGGGGCCGCCAGCATCGAGCACGGCTACCTGGTCGACGACGAGGGCATCGACCTGATGCTGGAGCACGGCGCCTACCTGGTGCCCACCCTGGCCACCTTCGACTTCGAGGACCGGGTCCACCTGATGACGGAGAAGGCGGTGCGGACCAAGCGGGCGCTGGCCGAGCGGACCTTCGAGCGGGTCTCCGAGGCGGTGCGGCGCGGGGTGAAGGTGGCGATGGGCACCGACGCCGGCATCTCCCCGCACGGCCGCAACCTGGCCGAGCTGGGCCACCTGACCCGGGTCGGGCTCTCCCCGATGGAGGCGATCACCGCGGCCACCCGCAACGCCGCCGAGCTGCTCGGCCTCGCCGACCGGGTGGGCACCGTGCGCGCGGGCATGCTCGCCGACCTGGTGGTGTGCGAGGGCGACCCGCTCGCCGACATCGCGCTGCCCGCCGACCCGGACAACATCGTCCTGGTGGTCCAGGGTGGCCGCACCGTCAAGGACACCTGGGGCTGA
- a CDS encoding glycosyltransferase codes for MLSQCHSGSPEGGSRTGRRAPSSRTRVFRNDWTALVPPEPASWRPELAVSVVVPAFPGDRLELTLAALSVQTYPAHLLDVVVVAPQGLRLPISGEMLPGRLHVERAPAHAGPARARAAGARAASGEVICWLDAGTLVDPFFVEVHARWHHLRPECVTFADLLEARRIPDGPADAVALAMSGGMVDALGAAGASPPRDALLEATADLAEANEDGHRAFTSAATAVRRTLYEGIGGPDTKDDPELGRRLWHAGALFVPDRDAPAWRTASPGRDGVDPWSDAGRPGGRGAVQPLVRAVIDVEGAPYDMVRACVDRLLDGTESDLDVALAADWDAREEPGGDPMDLRLLQAAYLTDPRVGFTARPPGTGFPAPFVLRLPVVWGVAPDTLAVMVARAERARAGLVELIPDPRGGNDAGVRLWRTRALLRGMRDRREEEGLAEAVESVYGRYRIQCGPGALTDLTDPEARRYRSAALRAKPPVPPPAPPADTGPPGGRGRPAGGEEPPACTAPPPPGGR; via the coding sequence GTGTTGTCGCAATGCCACTCGGGGTCGCCCGAGGGCGGTTCCCGAACCGGCCGCCGCGCGCCGTCGTCCCGCACGCGGGTCTTCCGCAACGACTGGACGGCGCTGGTGCCGCCGGAGCCCGCGTCCTGGCGGCCCGAGCTCGCGGTCAGCGTGGTCGTCCCCGCCTTCCCCGGCGACCGGCTGGAGCTGACGCTCGCCGCGCTGTCCGTGCAGACCTACCCGGCCCACCTGCTGGACGTCGTGGTGGTCGCCCCGCAGGGGCTGCGCCTGCCGATCTCCGGGGAGATGCTGCCCGGCCGGCTGCACGTGGAGCGCGCGCCGGCGCACGCCGGGCCGGCCCGGGCCCGCGCCGCCGGGGCCCGCGCCGCGTCCGGCGAGGTCATCTGCTGGCTGGACGCCGGAACACTGGTGGACCCCTTCTTCGTCGAGGTGCACGCGCGCTGGCACCACCTCCGCCCGGAGTGCGTCACCTTCGCCGACCTGCTGGAGGCGCGCCGGATCCCGGACGGCCCGGCCGACGCCGTGGCGCTGGCGATGTCCGGCGGCATGGTCGACGCGCTGGGCGCGGCCGGGGCGAGCCCGCCGCGCGACGCCCTGCTGGAGGCCACCGCCGACCTCGCCGAGGCCAACGAGGACGGCCACCGCGCCTTCACCTCGGCGGCCACCGCGGTCCGCCGCACCCTGTACGAGGGCATAGGCGGCCCGGACACCAAGGACGACCCCGAGCTGGGCCGGCGGCTCTGGCACGCCGGGGCGCTGTTCGTCCCGGACCGCGACGCCCCCGCCTGGCGGACCGCCTCCCCGGGGCGGGACGGGGTGGATCCCTGGTCCGACGCCGGGAGACCGGGCGGCCGCGGTGCGGTCCAGCCGCTGGTCCGGGCGGTGATCGACGTCGAGGGCGCCCCCTACGACATGGTCCGCGCCTGCGTCGACCGGCTCCTCGACGGCACCGAGTCCGACCTGGACGTGGCGCTCGCCGCGGACTGGGACGCCCGGGAGGAGCCCGGCGGCGACCCGATGGACCTGCGCCTGCTGCAGGCCGCCTACCTCACCGACCCCCGGGTCGGCTTCACCGCCCGGCCGCCGGGGACCGGGTTCCCCGCGCCGTTCGTGCTCCGCCTCCCGGTCGTCTGGGGGGTCGCCCCGGACACCCTGGCGGTGATGGTCGCCCGCGCCGAGCGGGCCCGCGCCGGCCTGGTCGAGCTGATCCCCGACCCCCGCGGCGGCAACGACGCCGGCGTCCGGCTGTGGCGGACCCGGGCGCTGCTGCGCGGCATGCGCGACCGGCGGGAGGAGGAGGGGCTGGCCGAGGCGGTGGAGTCGGTGTACGGCCGCTACCGGATCCAGTGCGGCCCCGGCGCGCTGACCGACCTCACCGACCCGGAGGCGCGCCGCTACCGCTCGGCGGCCCTGCGCGCCAAGCCGCCGGTCCCGCCGCCGGCCCCGCCCGCCGACACCGGCCCGCCCGGGGGCCGCGGCCGCCCGGCCGGAGGGGAGGAGCCCCCGGCCTGCACGGCGCCGCCGCCCCCGGGAGGCCGCTGA